The following are encoded together in the Deinococcus soli (ex Cha et al. 2016) genome:
- the prfB gene encoding peptide chain release factor 2 (programmed frameshift), translating to MQELLEKLASLREYLDIPGKTRRLNELDRELSDPELWNDSGRARKVTQEAGTLRRVVEGYQTLSSDAQGLSEMLEMADADEREMLMEEQTSIEKRVDDLYKETLFTMKHADTAAIVRVKSGAGGTESMDWAGMLTRMFMRWAERRGYKVDLIDQVDGDQAGVISSEFIIRGEKAFGMMLPEHGVHRLVRVSPFDSNNRRHTSFASVDVVPEVPEEEINIHIPDSDLRRDVFRSQGAGGQGVNTTDSAVRLTHLPTGIAVASQQTRSQIKNHEIALQILKQRLYDIEMRKREEEEAKARGEQKKIEWGSQIRSYVLDKQYIKDHRTGVMKHNPDDVLDGDLEDLQWAGLEWMAGKRVAEESSDDE from the exons ATGCAGGAACTGCTGGAAAAACTCGCGTCGCTCCGGGAGTACCTT GACATTCCCGGAAAAACACGTCGCCTGAACGAACTCGACCGTGAACTGAGCGACCCGGAGCTCTGGAACGACTCCGGCCGCGCCCGCAAGGTGACGCAGGAAGCCGGGACGCTCCGGCGCGTGGTCGAGGGGTACCAAACCCTGAGCTCGGACGCGCAGGGCCTCAGCGAGATGCTGGAGATGGCCGATGCGGACGAACGCGAGATGCTCATGGAGGAACAGACGTCCATCGAGAAACGCGTGGACGACCTGTACAAGGAGACGCTGTTCACCATGAAGCACGCCGACACGGCGGCGATCGTGCGCGTGAAGAGTGGGGCGGGCGGCACGGAGAGCATGGACTGGGCCGGGATGCTCACTCGGATGTTCATGCGCTGGGCCGAGCGACGCGGGTACAAGGTGGACCTGATTGATCAGGTGGACGGCGATCAGGCCGGCGTGATCAGCAGTGAATTCATCATCCGGGGCGAGAAAGCCTTCGGGATGATGCTGCCCGAGCATGGCGTGCACCGACTGGTGCGCGTGTCGCCGTTCGACAGCAACAACCGCCGTCACACGTCCTTCGCGTCGGTGGACGTCGTGCCGGAGGTGCCGGAGGAGGAGATCAACATCCACATTCCGGACAGCGACCTGCGCCGCGACGTGTTCCGCTCGCAGGGCGCGGGCGGGCAGGGTGTAAACACGACCGACTCGGCCGTGCGCCTCACCCACCTGCCGACCGGCATCGCGGTGGCGTCGCAGCAGACGCGGTCGCAGATCAAGAACCACGAGATCGCCCTGCAGATCCTCAAGCAGCGCCTCTACGACATCGAGATGCGCAAGCGCGAGGAAGAGGAAGCCAAGGCGCGCGGCGAGCAGAAGAAGATCGAGTGGGGCAGCCAGATCCGCTCGTACGTGCTCGACAAGCAGTACATCAAGGATCACCGCACGGGCGTCATGAAGCACAACCCCGACGACGTGCTCGACGGTGACCTCGAAGACCTGCAGTGGGCCGGGCTGGAATGGATGGCCGGCAAGCGCGTCGCGGAGGAAAGCAGCGACGACGAGTAA
- the rplI gene encoding 50S ribosomal protein L9, producing MQVILLEPGKLGKTGDVVNVKDGYARNWLIPQGIATPATASNMKSLEARIRARQKTLAAEKASAEDLASRLNGVAVELSVRAGEGKIYGAVTHQDVADSLDKLGFDVDKRRITMPKTVKEIGEYDISYRAHPEVSIPMKLVVHAAK from the coding sequence ATGCAAGTGATTCTTCTTGAACCCGGCAAGCTCGGCAAGACCGGCGACGTCGTGAACGTCAAAGACGGCTACGCCCGCAACTGGCTGATCCCCCAGGGCATCGCCACGCCGGCCACCGCCAGCAACATGAAGAGCCTCGAGGCCCGCATCCGCGCCCGCCAGAAGACCCTGGCGGCCGAGAAGGCCAGCGCCGAGGACCTCGCCAGCCGCCTGAACGGCGTCGCCGTGGAACTTAGCGTCCGCGCCGGCGAAGGCAAGATCTACGGTGCGGTCACGCACCAGGACGTCGCCGACTCGCTCGACAAGCTGGGCTTCGACGTGGACAAGCGCCGCATCACGATGCCGAAAACCGTCAAGGAAATTGGCGAGTACGACATCTCCTACCGCGCCCACCCCGAAGTGAGCATCCCCATGAAGCTCGTGGTACACGCCGCGAAGTAA
- a CDS encoding DinB family protein, with the protein MTTPTPSASSAVSGILDILREAVEGGHPGQGTAFLDGTKADGSGNHGLLATLDSLSAEQASREVLGSTVAAHAAHAAYHLEVIVRWERDGDRGPFDWKGSFQPAQVDTAGWEATRERLRAAYDALVTFARTFENRPADGDVTGGLTGAVAHVAYHLGAIRQLIKGTP; encoded by the coding sequence ATGACCACCCCCACCCCGTCGGCGTCCAGCGCGGTCAGCGGCATCCTCGACATCCTGCGTGAAGCTGTGGAGGGCGGTCATCCCGGTCAGGGCACCGCCTTCCTGGACGGCACGAAGGCGGACGGCAGCGGCAATCACGGCCTGCTTGCCACCCTGGACAGCCTGAGTGCCGAGCAGGCCAGCCGGGAGGTGCTGGGCAGTACCGTCGCGGCGCACGCCGCGCATGCCGCCTACCACCTGGAGGTCATCGTCCGCTGGGAACGCGACGGGGACCGTGGCCCCTTCGACTGGAAAGGCAGCTTCCAGCCCGCCCAGGTGGACACCGCCGGGTGGGAGGCCACCCGCGAGCGTCTGCGCGCCGCGTACGACGCCCTGGTGACCTTCGCCCGCACCTTCGAGAATCGACCCGCCGATGGCGACGTGACCGGCGGCCTGACCGGCGCGGTCGCGCACGTCGCGTATCACCTGGGGGCCATCCGGCAGCTGATCAAGGGAACGCCTTGA
- a CDS encoding GNAT family N-acetyltransferase, which produces MTLPDGWTLRPYAPEDAQVFAALLSLGGRSTSADDLLAADARRGSGSQPTRELLTRSGEVLGGWQLQPSLFIPPDFLQVSVLVFPAARGQGVGQRLWQAAQQTARNLGARGLSSDVPDADPAHRAWAERRGFMLRTHRYASELDLTGVSLADFQPQLDAARAQGVTFTDLRGEGDATLERYVDFVADRLTETPDLAGYPRWTPTQVRDALRLDTDPRPDWLILATGPDGEWLGTTAMIRFQHLPFVYNELTAMHPSARGRGLALPLKLQVVQRAQAGGFTTMRTNNHSLNAPMLAVNRRLGFRQLAGRYEMHHPLR; this is translated from the coding sequence TTGACCCTCCCGGACGGCTGGACCCTGCGTCCCTACGCGCCAGAGGACGCCCAGGTCTTCGCCGCCCTCCTGTCACTTGGCGGGCGCAGCACGAGTGCCGATGACCTGCTCGCCGCCGACGCCCGGCGCGGCTCCGGGTCGCAACCCACGCGCGAGCTGCTCACCCGCAGCGGCGAGGTGCTGGGCGGCTGGCAGCTCCAGCCCTCGCTGTTCATCCCGCCGGACTTCCTGCAGGTGAGCGTGCTGGTTTTCCCGGCGGCGCGCGGGCAGGGTGTGGGTCAGCGGTTGTGGCAGGCGGCGCAGCAGACCGCCCGGAATTTGGGTGCCCGGGGCCTGAGCAGCGACGTTCCGGATGCCGACCCGGCCCACCGCGCCTGGGCCGAGCGGCGCGGCTTCATGCTGCGCACCCACCGCTACGCCTCCGAACTGGACCTGACTGGCGTGAGCCTCGCGGACTTCCAGCCGCAGCTGGACGCTGCCCGCGCGCAGGGCGTGACCTTCACCGACCTGCGCGGCGAGGGCGACGCGACCCTGGAGCGGTACGTGGATTTCGTCGCCGACCGCCTGACCGAGACGCCCGACCTCGCCGGGTACCCCCGCTGGACGCCCACGCAGGTCCGTGACGCCCTGCGCCTGGACACCGACCCCCGCCCCGACTGGCTGATCCTGGCCACTGGACCGGACGGCGAGTGGCTGGGCACCACCGCCATGATCCGCTTCCAGCACCTGCCGTTCGTGTACAACGAACTGACCGCCATGCACCCATCCGCGCGCGGGCGCGGGCTGGCGCTGCCGCTGAAACTTCAGGTCGTGCAGCGCGCCCAGGCCGGGGGATTCACAACCATGCGCACCAACAACCATTCCCTGAACGCCCCCATGCTGGCCGTCAACCGCCGCCTGGGTTTCCGGCAGCTCGCGGGGCGGTACGAGATGCATCACCCGCTGCGCTGA
- the rpsF gene encoding 30S ribosomal protein S6 — protein MNQYDLNLILNPNLSAEQVGIEKDYIETTVKNAGGEISNLDELGNRRLAYAVNKDREGYYLMYTIKAAGNPETDIASTLRLRDHVRRVLVVKDRPEWKTKKA, from the coding sequence ATGAACCAGTACGACCTGAACCTGATCCTGAACCCCAACCTCAGCGCCGAGCAGGTGGGCATCGAGAAGGACTACATCGAGACCACCGTGAAGAACGCGGGCGGGGAAATCAGCAACCTGGACGAGCTCGGCAACCGCCGCCTCGCCTACGCCGTGAACAAGGACCGCGAGGGCTACTACCTGATGTACACCATCAAGGCGGCCGGCAACCCCGAAACGGACATCGCCAGCACCCTGCGTCTGCGTGACCACGTGCGCCGCGTCCTGGTGGTCAAGGACCGCCCGGAGTGGAAGACCAAGAAGGCCTGA
- a CDS encoding serine/threonine-protein kinase has product MTETSTISGYTLHRVLGRGNTSLVRLATGAQGQLVAVKIPHPETLAVQDAAERFGNEVRLTLQFRHPHLVRGFDGTPFGPGAFLAIPYYPKGALNEQLAELPEKTLPLPAALRILADIASALTYLHHQGAVHQDVKTQNVYVTDDGRAALGDLGNTYFVAQGGKTSGSPFYMAPEVYQGEATSSASDVYSLGVMLYELLGGDRPFHGHTYEELMVAHLTRFPMSMTQVNPLVPRPVGRLAELALAKRAADRPSADQIRRALLSALGETPADEVYEEDAKPEAEAARPMGRHAPAQVRPLTSPAPEPEPEKGARWNPFRRRK; this is encoded by the coding sequence ATGACCGAGACCAGCACCATCTCTGGGTACACCCTGCACCGCGTGCTGGGGCGTGGGAACACCTCACTGGTGCGTCTCGCGACTGGCGCGCAGGGTCAGCTGGTCGCCGTGAAGATTCCCCACCCGGAGACACTGGCCGTACAGGACGCCGCCGAACGGTTCGGGAACGAGGTCCGCCTGACGCTGCAGTTCCGTCACCCACACCTCGTGCGTGGATTCGACGGCACGCCCTTCGGGCCGGGCGCGTTCCTGGCCATCCCGTATTACCCGAAAGGCGCCCTGAACGAACAGCTCGCGGAACTGCCCGAGAAGACCCTGCCGCTCCCGGCGGCGCTGCGGATCCTGGCGGACATCGCGTCGGCTCTGACGTACCTGCACCATCAGGGCGCGGTGCACCAGGACGTGAAGACGCAGAACGTGTACGTCACGGACGACGGGCGCGCGGCGCTGGGCGACCTGGGCAACACGTACTTCGTGGCGCAGGGTGGCAAGACCAGCGGCAGTCCCTTCTACATGGCCCCGGAGGTCTACCAGGGCGAGGCGACCAGCAGCGCCAGCGACGTGTACAGCCTGGGCGTGATGCTGTACGAACTGCTGGGCGGGGACCGCCCCTTCCACGGACACACGTACGAGGAACTGATGGTCGCGCACCTGACGCGCTTCCCGATGTCCATGACGCAGGTCAACCCTCTCGTGCCGCGCCCGGTGGGGCGACTGGCGGAACTGGCGCTGGCCAAACGTGCGGCGGACCGGCCGTCGGCCGACCAGATCCGCCGCGCACTCCTGAGCGCCCTGGGTGAAACCCCGGCGGACGAGGTGTACGAGGAAGACGCCAAGCCGGAAGCAGAGGCCGCGCGGCCCATGGGTCGACACGCGCCAGCGCAGGTGCGCCCGCTCACCTCCCCCGCACCCGAGCCTGAACCGGAGAAGGGAGCGCGCTGGAATCCCTTCCGGCGCCGGAAGTAG
- a CDS encoding CarD family transcriptional regulator, whose product MKQTAFEPGDRVVLPPYGIGVVSSVCLRPVAGEEQAYYQVDFPNTASRAFVPVASPDIAGMRAALTARDMPALLDSLKTSRLNLPRQWAARHRRVTEILVSGNPFELAILTCELRRWNVERGLPDLDRQAFRRAIKLLEQEVSGLQDDGAQDVQQLLVHAWNETPQTVAAD is encoded by the coding sequence TTGAAGCAGACCGCCTTTGAACCCGGTGACCGCGTCGTCCTTCCGCCCTACGGTATCGGGGTGGTGAGCAGCGTCTGCCTGCGCCCCGTCGCCGGGGAAGAGCAGGCCTACTACCAGGTGGACTTCCCGAACACCGCCAGCCGCGCCTTCGTCCCCGTCGCGTCTCCGGACATCGCCGGGATGCGCGCCGCCCTCACCGCCCGCGACATGCCCGCTCTGCTGGACTCCCTGAAGACCAGCCGCCTGAACCTGCCCCGGCAGTGGGCCGCGCGGCACCGCCGCGTGACCGAGATCCTGGTCAGCGGCAACCCCTTCGAACTGGCGATCCTGACCTGCGAACTGCGCCGCTGGAACGTTGAGCGGGGCCTGCCCGATCTGGACCGGCAGGCCTTCCGCCGCGCCATCAAGCTGCTGGAACAGGAGGTCAGTGGTCTGCAGGACGACGGGGCGCAGGACGTGCAGCAGCTGCTCGTGCACGCCTGGAACGAGACGCCGCAGACTGTCGCAGCAGACTGA
- a CDS encoding ABC transporter ATP-binding protein translates to MIQVEHLDKRYGDSFAVQDLNLTFPEGQLTALLGPSGCGKTTTLRMINRLIEPTGGRILLGGQDTRTLKPEALRRGIGYVIQQIGLFPHLSVAQNVATVPDLLGRDRRATAQRVDELLDLVGLDPAVYREKRPAELSGGQAQRVGVARALAADPPVLLMDEPFGALDPLARDRLQEAFRDIQRRLGKTVVMVTHDIDEALRLGDRVALMRGGRLEQFGTPDDLIHRPASDFVRDFLGEDATLRQLAGRPVSAFVRAGLPSPGAPRVQADLNARSALSVMLREGHDTLEVLRGEELLGHIAWQDLRGKGSA, encoded by the coding sequence ATGATTCAAGTGGAGCATCTGGACAAACGCTACGGCGACAGTTTCGCCGTGCAGGACCTGAACCTCACGTTCCCGGAGGGGCAGCTCACCGCATTGCTGGGCCCGTCGGGCTGCGGGAAGACGACCACGCTGCGGATGATCAACCGCCTGATCGAACCGACCGGGGGGCGCATCCTGCTGGGCGGGCAGGACACCCGCACCCTGAAGCCAGAGGCGCTGCGGCGCGGCATCGGGTACGTCATCCAGCAGATCGGGCTGTTCCCGCACCTGAGCGTCGCGCAGAACGTGGCGACCGTCCCGGACCTGCTGGGCCGCGACCGCCGCGCGACCGCGCAGCGCGTGGACGAGCTGCTGGATCTCGTGGGCCTGGATCCTGCCGTGTACCGCGAGAAACGTCCGGCCGAGCTGTCGGGCGGGCAGGCGCAGCGGGTGGGCGTGGCCCGCGCGCTGGCCGCCGACCCGCCGGTGCTGCTGATGGACGAACCCTTCGGGGCGCTGGACCCGCTGGCCCGCGACCGCCTGCAGGAGGCGTTCCGCGACATCCAGCGGCGCCTGGGCAAGACGGTCGTGATGGTCACGCACGACATCGACGAGGCGCTGCGCCTGGGCGACCGGGTGGCCCTGATGCGCGGGGGCCGCCTGGAGCAGTTCGGCACGCCGGACGATCTCATCCACCGCCCGGCGAGCGATTTCGTGCGGGACTTCCTGGGTGAGGACGCCACACTGCGCCAGCTGGCCGGGCGGCCCGTGTCGGCGTTCGTCCGCGCGGGTCTCCCCTCTCCGGGGGCGCCGCGCGTGCAGGCGGACCTGAATGCCCGCAGCGCCCTGAGCGTGATGCTGCGCGAGGGCCACGACACGCTGGAAGTCCTGCGCGGCGAGGAGCTGCTCGGGCACATCGCGTGGCAGGATCTGCGCGGCAAAGGGTCCGCGTGA
- a CDS encoding ABC transporter permease codes for MTVTLPARPRRTRVPWGALLWPALLLLCLLPGVLPALINPLNLGEVGAFDPPLWRLTLTHLGLVALSGVVVLALGLPLAVAVTRPGWDAPRQLAETLVGLGQTVPTFAILALAVPALGFGWAPTLLGLIVYGLVPVVSNAVLGLSGVDRGVLDAARGMGMTAWQRLWRVELSLARPVILAGLRTSVVYNVGTATVGAALGAGGLGEPIINGLSQQNTALVLCGALLSALLALTLDAWLGLIERRAGQMS; via the coding sequence GTGACCGTGACCCTGCCCGCCCGTCCGCGCCGCACGCGGGTGCCATGGGGGGCGCTGCTGTGGCCTGCGCTGCTGCTGCTGTGCCTGCTGCCGGGCGTCCTCCCGGCCCTGATCAATCCCCTGAACCTGGGTGAGGTGGGGGCCTTCGATCCCCCGCTGTGGCGGCTGACCCTGACGCATCTGGGGCTGGTCGCGCTGTCGGGCGTGGTGGTGCTCGCGCTGGGCCTGCCTCTGGCAGTCGCCGTGACCCGCCCCGGCTGGGACGCCCCCCGCCAGCTCGCCGAGACGCTCGTGGGCCTGGGGCAGACCGTGCCGACCTTCGCGATCCTGGCGCTGGCCGTGCCTGCGCTCGGTTTTGGCTGGGCACCCACCCTGCTGGGCCTGATCGTGTACGGCCTCGTGCCGGTCGTCAGCAACGCGGTGCTGGGCCTGAGTGGCGTGGACCGGGGCGTGCTGGACGCCGCGCGCGGCATGGGCATGACCGCGTGGCAGCGCCTGTGGCGCGTGGAACTGTCCCTGGCCCGCCCCGTGATTCTGGCGGGCCTGCGCACCAGCGTGGTCTACAACGTGGGTACCGCCACGGTGGGCGCTGCATTAGGCGCGGGTGGGTTGGGTGAACCAATCATTAACGGCCTGTCGCAGCAGAACACGGCGCTGGTGCTGTGCGGAGCGTTGCTTTCCGCCCTCCTGGCGCTGACTCTGGACGCGTGGCTGGGCCTGATCGAACGGCGGGCGGGACAGATGTCATGA
- the rpsR gene encoding 30S ribosomal protein S18 — MTQTNSAERKPRGKGPKRPRKPKVDPFSIGELEITDYKDVKMLRRFVSDTGKILPRRRTGLSAKHQRRIAQTIKIARQLALLPYTEKLVRK; from the coding sequence ATGACCCAGACCAACAGCGCCGAGCGTAAACCGCGCGGCAAGGGACCCAAGCGTCCCCGCAAGCCCAAGGTCGATCCGTTCTCCATCGGGGAACTGGAAATCACCGATTACAAAGACGTGAAGATGCTGCGCCGTTTCGTGAGCGATACGGGCAAGATCCTCCCCCGCCGCCGCACGGGCCTCTCGGCCAAGCACCAGCGCCGCATCGCGCAGACGATCAAGATCGCCCGCCAGCTGGCCCTGCTGCCCTACACCGAGAAGCTCGTCCGGAAATAA
- a CDS encoding DUF4384 domain-containing protein codes for MPTAAVLTLNPTEPRVGQDIQFTLRSPVSGDVALFIESPDGSVIQLLPNRQPDGQVRLNADQTQLFPSASSTFFLRASAPTGVHAALLYVSSGPLNLSGVSDYASPSSTFATVSPQGTGSLLGAVAAKMKLLNPGVSGTLTFTVQP; via the coding sequence GTGCCCACTGCGGCAGTCCTGACCCTCAATCCCACCGAACCGCGGGTCGGGCAGGACATCCAGTTCACGCTGCGCAGCCCGGTCAGCGGTGACGTCGCCCTGTTCATCGAGTCGCCTGACGGCAGCGTCATCCAGCTCCTCCCGAACCGTCAGCCCGACGGCCAGGTGCGCCTGAATGCCGATCAAACCCAGCTGTTTCCATCGGCCAGCAGCACCTTCTTCCTCCGTGCCAGCGCCCCCACCGGCGTCCACGCGGCGCTGCTGTACGTCAGCAGTGGTCCACTGAACCTGAGCGGCGTCAGCGACTACGCCAGCCCCAGTTCGACGTTCGCCACAGTCAGCCCCCAGGGAACGGGTTCGCTGCTGGGTGCAGTCGCGGCGAAGATGAAGCTCCTGAACCCCGGGGTGTCCGGCACCCTGACCTTCACCGTGCAACCCTGA
- a CDS encoding single-stranded DNA-binding protein — MARGMNHVYLIGALARDPELRYTPSGTAVFEATIAGEDHVIGNDGRERKLPWYHRVSILGKPAEWQAERNLKGGDAVMVEGSVEYSQWEAPEGGKRSMVRVKALRMEQLGYIPELVQDAGGGVRMSSGMNEVILIGNVTRDPELRYTPAGDAVLGLGLAVNETWNDRQGQRQEKTHWIDVTLWRDLAERMKDLRKGDPVLVQGRLVNEAWTDRDGNKRNSTKVEATRVEALSRGAGAGNPAATPAGPRTQTASSAARPQSGSYGQPSRAANTGNRSGGLDIDQGLDDFPPDEDLPF, encoded by the coding sequence ATGGCCCGAGGCATGAACCACGTTTACCTGATCGGCGCACTCGCCCGCGATCCCGAACTGCGCTACACCCCCAGCGGCACCGCCGTGTTCGAGGCCACCATCGCCGGTGAAGATCACGTCATCGGCAACGACGGGCGCGAACGCAAACTCCCCTGGTACCACCGCGTGTCCATTCTCGGCAAACCCGCCGAGTGGCAGGCCGAACGCAACCTGAAAGGCGGCGACGCCGTGATGGTCGAAGGCAGCGTGGAGTACAGCCAGTGGGAAGCCCCTGAAGGCGGCAAACGCAGCATGGTCCGCGTGAAAGCCCTGCGCATGGAACAGCTCGGGTACATACCCGAACTCGTTCAGGACGCCGGAGGCGGCGTTCGCATGAGCAGCGGCATGAACGAAGTCATTCTCATCGGGAACGTCACCCGAGACCCCGAACTGCGCTACACCCCCGCCGGCGACGCCGTGCTCGGACTCGGCCTGGCCGTGAACGAGACCTGGAACGACCGACAGGGCCAGCGACAGGAGAAGACCCACTGGATCGACGTGACGCTGTGGCGCGACCTCGCCGAACGCATGAAGGACCTCCGCAAAGGGGATCCCGTGCTCGTGCAGGGACGACTGGTCAACGAAGCGTGGACCGACCGCGACGGTAACAAACGCAACAGCACCAAAGTAGAGGCGACGCGAGTCGAAGCCCTGTCCCGAGGCGCAGGGGCCGGTAACCCTGCAGCCACCCCCGCCGGACCTCGCACGCAGACCGCGAGCAGTGCGGCGCGCCCCCAGAGCGGCAGCTACGGCCAGCCGAGCCGGGCAGCGAACACGGGGAACCGTTCGGGCGGCTTAGATATTGACCAAGGTCTCGACGATTTCCCACCGGACGAGGACCTGCCGTTCTGA
- the rny gene encoding ribonuclease Y has protein sequence MTTPEITGIIVALLLGLVGGFLTGQSRGARQRAEIDNRLQQEAQRDADRIRAQADADARTTRAEADQDRQDATRRIKEASDREAQLNVQLAQFDTQLTQLQGQRDQISALRAGLEQERAQAKQDAAREREALGSDRQETRREREELKREIERLNRRAEQLDARGEKLDSLEERLEDRARHLTEQEQAIGARLHQAELKLFEIAGLSPEAARADILTRLDAELEEEKAIRVKAMQERASADAKRSARHVIAQAIQRSASETSAALSVSVVPIPNDAMKGRLIGREGRNIRAFEALTGVDLIIDDTPEAVILSSFNPVRREVAKHVLDALVADGRIHPTRIEEMVHKAQDEMKAFMHAQGEEAAIEAGVVGIKPGLVQLLGRMYFRTSYGQNVLKHSIQVAHLTGIMAGELGLDAGMARRAGLMHDVGKSIDREIDGTHVEIGINLAKRFGEPTEVIDAIAHHHDPENGETLYSVLVAAADAISAARPGARREELESYVRRLEQLEQIAVSFPGVQQAYAIQAGREVRVIVQPDKVTDAQATLLAREIAGRVEQDMEYPGQVQVTVVRESRAVEVAR, from the coding sequence GTGACGACCCCAGAGATCACCGGGATCATCGTGGCGCTGCTGCTCGGACTGGTCGGGGGGTTCCTGACGGGGCAGAGTCGTGGGGCGCGGCAGCGCGCCGAGATCGACAACCGCCTGCAACAGGAAGCCCAGCGTGACGCGGACCGCATCCGCGCGCAGGCCGACGCCGACGCCCGCACCACGCGGGCCGAGGCCGATCAGGACAGGCAGGACGCCACCCGCAGAATCAAGGAAGCCAGTGACCGCGAAGCCCAGCTGAACGTGCAACTCGCGCAGTTCGACACGCAGCTCACGCAGTTGCAGGGCCAGCGTGACCAGATCAGCGCCCTGCGCGCCGGGCTGGAACAGGAACGCGCGCAGGCCAAGCAGGACGCCGCCCGGGAACGCGAGGCGCTGGGCAGCGACCGCCAGGAGACCCGCCGGGAACGCGAGGAACTCAAACGCGAGATCGAGCGGCTCAACCGCCGCGCCGAGCAGCTTGACGCGCGCGGCGAGAAACTCGACTCGCTCGAGGAACGCCTCGAGGACCGCGCGCGGCACCTCACCGAGCAGGAGCAGGCGATCGGCGCGCGCCTGCATCAGGCCGAGCTGAAACTGTTCGAGATTGCGGGACTGTCTCCCGAGGCGGCCCGCGCGGACATCCTGACCCGCCTGGACGCCGAACTGGAAGAGGAGAAGGCGATCCGCGTGAAGGCCATGCAGGAACGCGCCAGTGCCGACGCGAAACGCTCGGCGCGGCACGTGATCGCGCAGGCCATCCAGCGCAGCGCCTCCGAGACCAGCGCGGCCCTGAGCGTGTCCGTGGTGCCCATCCCGAACGACGCCATGAAGGGCCGACTGATCGGCCGCGAGGGCCGCAACATCCGCGCCTTCGAGGCGCTGACCGGCGTGGACCTGATCATTGACGACACGCCCGAAGCCGTGATCCTCTCCAGCTTCAACCCGGTGCGGCGCGAGGTCGCCAAGCACGTCCTGGACGCCCTGGTCGCCGATGGCCGCATCCACCCGACCCGCATCGAGGAGATGGTGCACAAGGCGCAGGACGAGATGAAGGCCTTCATGCACGCCCAGGGCGAGGAGGCCGCCATCGAGGCGGGCGTGGTGGGCATCAAGCCGGGCCTCGTGCAGCTGCTGGGCCGCATGTACTTCCGCACCAGCTACGGGCAGAACGTCCTCAAGCACTCCATTCAGGTGGCGCACCTGACCGGCATCATGGCCGGGGAACTGGGCCTGGACGCCGGGATGGCCCGCCGCGCGGGACTGATGCACGACGTCGGCAAGAGCATCGACCGCGAGATCGACGGGACGCACGTCGAGATCGGCATCAACCTCGCCAAGCGCTTCGGGGAGCCTACCGAGGTCATCGACGCGATCGCGCACCACCACGACCCGGAGAACGGCGAGACGCTGTACTCCGTGCTCGTCGCCGCCGCCGACGCGATCAGTGCCGCGCGGCCCGGGGCGCGCCGCGAGGAGCTGGAATCGTACGTGCGCCGCCTGGAGCAGCTGGAGCAGATCGCCGTGTCGTTCCCCGGCGTGCAGCAGGCGTACGCCATCCAGGCCGGGCGCGAGGTGCGCGTGATCGTGCAGCCGGACAAGGTCACGGACGCCCAGGCGACCCTGCTGGCCCGCGAGATCGCCGGACGCGTCGAGCAGGACATGGAGTACCCCGGTCAGGTGCAGGTGACCGTGGTGCGCGAGAGCCGCGCCGTGGAAGTCGCCCGCTGA